The Carassius auratus strain Wakin chromosome 27, ASM336829v1, whole genome shotgun sequence genome includes a region encoding these proteins:
- the LOC113045393 gene encoding zinc finger and SCAN domain-containing protein 12-like, producing MMANYRAFHSQLATIMETLTRAAVAEICELVDEGYAVLHIEISRHQKENEELRRKLQLIESIVAARGYSEETPVARDGRCDGNLSNVTRESLVGRKTQEDEESTSRRTMLEMRELREEGELIQMQIKEEGLEQPPLGDDDDDEDEGESVSAVTHDSPKPDVAELSGQESHTHSHSPDHDTHSHTLTFAGTHSGADESQHSSVDLAASDNASFSLAQTSSDTRASQVPRVFQEDLCLKADMDLVSDWATHSVRDTLTHLQSSPQRVGGSDSLVSHNSPLFAAQRLVALGNVSGLGLYGRMGTLRTGGAGKRHFICSICGKSFTTSQSLDTHMRIHTGERPYRCEQCGKRFTQSGHLTAHQTVHTGERPYECTRCGKRFAGKQYLRIHTKKHHPDLHALSHIQTHTLQDTLP from the exons ATGATGGCGAATTACCGGGCGTTTCACAGCCAGCTCGCGACCATCATGGAGACGCTGACTCGTGCGGCGGTGGCAGAGATCTGCGAGCTCGTTGACGAAGGTTACGCGGTTTTACACATCGAGATCTCACGCCACCAGAAAGAGAACGAGGAGCTCCGAAGGAAACTGCAGCTCATAGAGTCCATCGTCGCGGCGCGGGGGTACAGCGAGGAGACACCCGTGGCGCGCGACGGTCGGTGTGATGGTAACCTGAGTAACGTTACTCGCGAGTCGCTAGTGGGCAGAAAAACGCAAGAAGACGAAGAGTCCACCAGCCGACGTACAATGTTAGAG ATGCGTGAGCTTCGCGAGGAGGGAGAGTTGATCCAAATGCAGATCAAAGAGGAAGGTCTCGAGCAGCCGCCGCTGGGAG ATGATGACGACGATGAGGACGAAGGTGAAAGTGTTTCTGCAGTAACTCACGACTCTCCGAAACCAGATGTTGCCGAACTCTCGGGGCAggaatctcacacacactcacactcccctgATCATGacacgcactctcacacactcacgtTTGCAGGCACACACTCCGGCGCTGATGAGTCCCAGCACTCCAGCGTCGACTTGGCTGCTTCAGATAATGCTTCCTTCTCCCTCGCACAAACCTCGTCAGATACCCGCGCTTCCCAAGTCCCTAGAGTGTTTCAGGAAGACTTGTGCTTGAAGGCTGATATGGATCTGGTATCCGACTGGGCCACACACTCTGTCcgtgacacactcacacacttgcaGAGCTCTCCACAGAGGGTTGGCGGGTCTGACTCTCTCGTATCCCATAATTCTCCCTTGTTTGCAGCACAGCGGCTCGTTGCTCTGGGTAACGTCTCAGGACTGGGTCTGTACGGCCGGATGGGCACTTTACGGACAGGTGGAGCCGGCAAGCGACACTTCATCTGTTCGATCTGTGGTAAGAGTTTCACAACGTCGCAGAGTTTGGACACACACATGCGCATTCACACTGGAGAACGACCGTACCGCTGTGAGCAGTGCGGGAAACGCTTCACACAGTCCGGACACCTCACGGCTCACCAGACTGTCCACACCGGAGAAAGACCATACGAATGCACCCGCTGTGGAAAACGATTCGCAGGGAAACAGTACCTCCGCATACACACCAAGAAACACCATCCTGACTTGCATGCACTTTCCCATATACAGACTCACACACTGCAGGACACGCTTCCCTGA